In the genome of Pseudomonadota bacterium, the window AACCGGCTGCCGCCGCGACCGCGCTCGCGACCCCGAGACGGGCGCGGGCTCAGCGCTCGGCCACGTACACGAAGGCGGGGGGAATGTTGCGCCACTCGGTACGGGTAGTGGTGACGCGACGAAACGACCCGCGCAGCTTGCGGCGGAACTTCTGCCCGGCGGGGAGCAGCAATCCCTGCAGGTAGGCAAACGTGACGAGCTTCCCCCCCGGCGGGAGCGCCTCGGTGATGGCCCCCAGCAGCGCCTCTTGCAGGTCATCGCTGAACGCGGCCCACGGCAGGCCGCAGATGATGCGATCGCACTGCGCGCGACCTTCCGCCGCAAGATACTGCGGGAGGTTCACCGCCGAGTCGACGTGCACCGTGGCCGACGGGCAG includes:
- a CDS encoding methyltransferase domain-containing protein gives rise to the protein MSALRFFKAFLANPASIGAVAPSSPALADLITDAADLGGASLVVEFGPGTGVFTEVVLRKLAPGARYFAIEQNPDFAALTRARCPSATVHVDSAVNLPQYLAAEGRAQCDRIICGLPWAAFSDDLQEALLGAITEALPPGGKLVTFAYLQGLLLPAGQKFRRKLRGSFRRVTTTRTEWRNIPPAFVYVAER